The DNA sequence TCCTGTCCTTCCATTTGATAAGGATGCTCTTCCTCCAGACTTGCCTAACTATGACCCAACATTGGATCTGGCACATTACCAATATCCATCATTAGATCTGTTGGACGAACAACCTATAGAAAAAGCCCATGTGTCTGTTGAAGAACTGGAAGCGAATAAAGATAAGATTGTTGAAACCTTAGGCCACTATGGAATAGGGATTGCCTCAATCAAAGCAACCATTGGACCAACCGTAACACTGTATGAGATCATTCCGGAAGCGGGTATCCGGATCTCGAAGATCAAAAGTCTGGAAGATGATATTGCACTTAGCTTAGCGGCTTTGGGTATACGTATTATTGCTCCGATTCCAGGTAAAGGAACCATCGGTATTGAGGTTCCAAATAAAAAGCGGGAAATGGTGAGTATCAAGTCTGTTATGCTATCACCAGCCTTCCAGAAAAGTGACAAGGATTTACCCGTTGTGATGGGAAAAACTATCTCAAATGAAGTCTTTGTAACGGATCTTTCCAAGATGCCACACTTGCTGATGGCAGGAGCTACTGGTCAGGGTAAGTCTGTGGGATTAAATGTTGTGCTGGCTTCATTAATTTACAAAAAACATCCTTCGGAGCTCAAGTTTGTTCTTGTTGACCCTAAAAAAGTAGAATTAACTCTATTTAATAAAATAGAACGCCATTTCCTGGCAAAGCTTCCAGGTGATGAAGATGCCATCATTACAGATACAAAGAAAGTTGTTCATACATTGAATTCGCTTTGTGTAGAAATGGACCTTCGCTATGACCTATTGCGGGATGCAGAATGCCGGAATCTGAAAGAATATAACACAAAGTTTGTGACACGTCGGTTAAATCCGGAGAAAGGGCATCGTTTTTTACCCTATATCGTATTGGTAGTTGACGAGTTGGCAGATTTGATGATGACAGCAGGAAAAGAAGTAGAACAACCTATTGCGCGTCTGGCCCAATTAGCCCGTGCTATTGGTATTCACTTAGTTGTTGCAACTCAGCGTCCATCTGTTAATGTTATTACTGGTATTATCAAAGCGAACTTTCCGGCACGTTTATCGTTTAAGGTTACATCAAAGATTGACTCACGTACAATCCTGGATACAGGTGGTGCAGATCAGCTAGTTGGCCAGGGAGATATGTTGTTAATGATGGGTTCGGAAATTATTCGTTTACAATGTCCTTTTGTAAAAACAGAAGAAGTAGAGAGAATCTGTGATTTCGTAGGCGGACAACGGGGGTATCCAAATGCCTATCAGCTTCCTGAATTTGAGGGTGATGACAGCGGAGGAAAAGAAGAAATAGACCTGGCAAACCGGGATTCCATGTTTGAAGAGGCTGCCCGGATTATTGTTCAGCATCAGCAGGGAAGTACTTCACTATTACAACGTCGTCTGAAACTGGGGTATAACCGTGCAGGCCGGTTAATTGACCAGTTAGAAGCCGCAGGTATAGTAGGTCCGTTTGAAGGTAGTAAAGCACGCGAAGTACTTATCTCAGATGAATACTCACTGGAACAACTACTAAACAAAATGAATGATGATAGGAAATAAAAGCCAACTTTTAGTACCTGTTAAAATAACGGCAAGCTTTTTGTAACACAAATAATATATCTAACTAAACCAATTCACTACTTTCTTATCTAACGTAGTATATTTGCGCAGTAAAACTCGAAAAAAATGAAACGTTTATTCTTATTCGCAGTGAGTGTATGGATGAGCTTCTCGGTAGCTCAGGCACAAAACAATGATCCTAAAGCTGGGGAGATATTAGAAGCAATGAGCAGTAAATATAAATCTGTTAAAGGCTTCAAAGCGACTTTTTCCTATTCTATGGAAAGCCCAGGTAGTGGTATAAAAGAGAACGCAACAGGCGAAATTGTTGTTAAAGACAGCAAATTTTATCTGAAACTAGGTAGCCAGGAAGTAATAAACAATGGTAGTACTGTATGGACCTATTTGAAAGATGCTAATGAAGTAACTATTACAGATTACGAACCAGATGAAGATGATATTACACCATCTAACATCTATAACGTGTATAAAAAAGGCTACAAATATACGTTGGTAGCCAAAGAAAGTAACAAAGTAGATGATGTAATTGATTTGACTCCTGATAATAAAAACAGTCAGGTAAATAAAATCAGAATAATCGTTAACAAAAAAGACAAAAGCATTAAAAGCTTTAAGACATTTGAAAGAAATGGTAATAAATATAACTATACTATTACCAATTTTACTCCTACAGCTGTAGATGATAAGACTTTTGTATTTGACAAAACAAAATACAAAGGAGTAGAAGTAGAAGACCTACGTAACTAATCCGGGGTGCTCTCCATAATAAATAGTAATATTATTCTGAAAAAGTCCGGTCGCAACGCCGGACTTTTTATTTTTGTGGCAACGTTTTTTTTAAGTTCAGTAGATAACATCCAAGTAGCAACATGAATAAATCAGACTTATTTCGCCACATACAACAAAAACAGTCATACCTATGTGTAGGATTGGATACAGACATCCAGAAAATTCCTTCCCATTTACAACGTACCAGCGACCCTATTTTTGAATTCAATAAACAAATTATAGATGCTACAGCTGATTATTGTGTTGCCTATAAACCCAATATAGCCTTCTATGAAGCACATGGAGCCAAAGGCTGGGAAAGCTTGCAAAAAACGATAGAATATATTCCCAAAGAGTTTTTTACGATTGCAGACGCCAAGCGGGGAGATATTGGCAATACATCCGGACTCTATGCAAGGGCATTCTTTGAACAGATGAATTTTGATTCTATTACGGTAGCACCGTATATGGGAAAAGATTCTGTAGAACCATTTCTGGCATTTGAAGACAAATGGGTCATACTTCTTGCCTTAACATCCAATACAGGCAGTCACGACTTTCAGACGCTTCCACTAAAAAGTAGCCAGCCTCTTTTTGAGCAAGTTATTGAAACCTCTCAGAAATGGGCAGGTGCTGATAAAATGATGTATGTCATTGGTGCTACCCAAGCAGAACAGTTTGGACGTATCCGACAACTATTACCAGGTCATTTTTTGCTCGTACCCGGCGTAGGTGCTCAGGGAGGGGATCTGGAGGAAGTATCCCGTATCGGACTAAATAAAGAATGTGGACTACTGGTAAATTCGTCCCGTTCTATTCTATATGCATCTTCAGGTGAAGACTTCGCCAGCCAGGCTGCTGCTGAAGCGCAAAAACTACAACAGCAAATGGCAACAATGCTGGCAAAATATTGTTAATTACCTCATTGCTATACATACAAAGAGCCAGTATACACTGGCTCTTTGTATGTATCCATAGATCGAAATACCATCAGATAGTCATTATTTCGGCTTCTTTCTTTGCAGACAACTCATCAGCTTTAGCAATATACTGATCAGTCAATGCCTGTACCTTCTCCTCAGCACGTTTGATATCATCTTCAGAGGCACCTTCTTTTAATAATTTCCGTAAGGCCTCATTCGTTTCTTTCCGCACGTTACGAATACTTACTTTACCACTTTCCACTTCATTCCGTGAACGTTTTACCAACTCTTTCCGGCGTTCCTCACTCAAGGGAGGAATGTTAATCCGAATCATTTCTCCATCATTCTGCGGATTCACCCCCAGATCACTATTACGGATTGCTTTTTCTACCTCGCCAATCATCTTTTTGTCAAATGGCTTAATAGCAATAGTTCGGGCATCTGGTGCAGTTACAGATGACATCTGATTCAGAGGGGTAGGACTACCATAGTATTCTACCACAATACCATCAAGCATATTGGTTGTAGCCCGGCCTGCGCGGATACGGGATAGTTCTATGATTGTATGCTGCATGGATTTTTCCATATCAGTTTTGGCCTCATCCAGATAAAACTGTATCTCTTCCATTTTTATTAGTTATAAATTTAAAAACCAGGTTTTAAGTCCTTGTATAAGTAATTTGCAATGATAGTTAGTTATTCTCCGTTCATGGTCACTAAGGTACCTACATCTTTTCCACTTACCAGATCAAACAGGTTACCAGCTTTATTCATATCAAATACAATGATAGGAAGGTTATTTTCCTTGCAAAGTGTAAAGGCAGTCATGTCCATGATATTAAGCCCTTTTGCATATACCTCTTCAAACGAAATATGTGCATAGCGGGTTGCTGTGGGGTCTTTTTCAGGATCAGCTGTATAAATCCCATCTACACGGGTTCCTTTCAACACTACATCGGCTTCGATTTCGATAGCCCGTAAGCT is a window from the Xanthocytophaga agilis genome containing:
- a CDS encoding DNA translocase FtsK, coding for MAKNTYNKSGNNGNSYRKEKEPEEKKSTPKRRGNNRWERMTAAFSDPRMKLSLGLLLLFLSFFLSIAFISYLFTGKADQSMVGSVNETPIREAGAETENWLGVTGAFLAHWLIYKWFGIAAFLLIPILFLGGYKIVFKRELFPIGRMTQFSLFTAIWLSSLLGYLVLTTQQQEWLGFLSGGIGYELASFSHDLLGWGTLLLIAFALVVFIIYFFNVTTIRSFNVKINETIREIEEAGKEEVHIPEVPVVVPSQWNSIPTNNDPDLAKFAVAVDKVEKIAVEKPEVEPVGQSMHFETNLTTPKRDIPRKPTTEVAFSIEQPNIADIPLTTGSPIKTEIPFKIEDSLPITENIPVLPFDKDALPPDLPNYDPTLDLAHYQYPSLDLLDEQPIEKAHVSVEELEANKDKIVETLGHYGIGIASIKATIGPTVTLYEIIPEAGIRISKIKSLEDDIALSLAALGIRIIAPIPGKGTIGIEVPNKKREMVSIKSVMLSPAFQKSDKDLPVVMGKTISNEVFVTDLSKMPHLLMAGATGQGKSVGLNVVLASLIYKKHPSELKFVLVDPKKVELTLFNKIERHFLAKLPGDEDAIITDTKKVVHTLNSLCVEMDLRYDLLRDAECRNLKEYNTKFVTRRLNPEKGHRFLPYIVLVVDELADLMMTAGKEVEQPIARLAQLARAIGIHLVVATQRPSVNVITGIIKANFPARLSFKVTSKIDSRTILDTGGADQLVGQGDMLLMMGSEIIRLQCPFVKTEEVERICDFVGGQRGYPNAYQLPEFEGDDSGGKEEIDLANRDSMFEEAARIIVQHQQGSTSLLQRRLKLGYNRAGRLIDQLEAAGIVGPFEGSKAREVLISDEYSLEQLLNKMNDDRK
- a CDS encoding outer membrane lipoprotein carrier protein LolA gives rise to the protein MKRLFLFAVSVWMSFSVAQAQNNDPKAGEILEAMSSKYKSVKGFKATFSYSMESPGSGIKENATGEIVVKDSKFYLKLGSQEVINNGSTVWTYLKDANEVTITDYEPDEDDITPSNIYNVYKKGYKYTLVAKESNKVDDVIDLTPDNKNSQVNKIRIIVNKKDKSIKSFKTFERNGNKYNYTITNFTPTAVDDKTFVFDKTKYKGVEVEDLRN
- the pyrF gene encoding orotidine-5'-phosphate decarboxylase; translated protein: MNKSDLFRHIQQKQSYLCVGLDTDIQKIPSHLQRTSDPIFEFNKQIIDATADYCVAYKPNIAFYEAHGAKGWESLQKTIEYIPKEFFTIADAKRGDIGNTSGLYARAFFEQMNFDSITVAPYMGKDSVEPFLAFEDKWVILLALTSNTGSHDFQTLPLKSSQPLFEQVIETSQKWAGADKMMYVIGATQAEQFGRIRQLLPGHFLLVPGVGAQGGDLEEVSRIGLNKECGLLVNSSRSILYASSGEDFASQAAAEAQKLQQQMATMLAKYC
- the frr gene encoding ribosome recycling factor, which encodes MEEIQFYLDEAKTDMEKSMQHTIIELSRIRAGRATTNMLDGIVVEYYGSPTPLNQMSSVTAPDARTIAIKPFDKKMIGEVEKAIRNSDLGVNPQNDGEMIRINIPPLSEERRKELVKRSRNEVESGKVSIRNVRKETNEALRKLLKEGASEDDIKRAEEKVQALTDQYIAKADELSAKKEAEIMTI